A section of the Zygosaccharomyces rouxii strain CBS732 chromosome B complete sequence genome encodes:
- the VHT1 gene encoding Vht1p (highly similar to uniprot|P53241 Saccharomyces cerevisiae YGR065C VHT1 vitamin H transporter H -biotin symporter), with the protein MVAGWKRFIPHLRVLPEDLELNDDTQESSVNQDSSTEIEEQDKTVERVEVKGDADVQDLEKSSQSSEAPCKSPSNLESHPLGLQRDYPYELRDESGRKWWKYFDEYEYRLNKEYKKSRKWYEFLYPNHATQTKAERTLLYKLDVILAFYFLVLNWSKSLDTNNYTNAYVSGMQQDLHMKGNDYINTSTITNVGSIVLQLPFMYILPRFPAHIVLPVMDLGWTWFTFACYRANNLREFRGYRFIEFSFGAAYYPMSQYLLGTWYAPDEISSRVALFFAGQMLGGITSGLLQSRIFRSLNGTNGIAGWRWMFIIDSMAISLPTVIMGFFLIPGIPSKCYSLFLTDDEIRAARNRNKRTGITDGLDKRQLKPLWDRGIWKTVLFTSTFWVLVVFDTCSWNNMTAFSGSYTLWLNSNKSYSVEKVNNYSVLPACLGLAYVFFCAFGADLFRCKWGFMVFSQVMNTISCAILIKWDVSNSTKWYAFLTTYFSVAASPSLWSFINDFLRFNPQVKAVTWIAIYSISQSTYAWIPKLAWPTTDAPRFKRGYVVSIVFGTIYLLWTFVVLFFYKRNEKKHALGNGIILYNSDKGEEPPAWLETEMEERNGFYYLKE; encoded by the coding sequence ATGGTCGCTGGTTGGAAACGATTTATACCTCATCTTCGGGTATTAcctgaagatttagaactTAATGATGATACACAGGAATCGAGTGTTAATCAGGATTCATCAACGGAAATCGAAGAACAGGATAAGACTGTCGAAAGAGTCGAAGTCAAGGGAGACGCAGATGTGCaggatttggaaaaatcaaGCCAAAGCTCAGAAGCTCCCTGTAAATCGCCAtcaaatttggaatctcATCCACTGGGTCTCCAGAGAGATTATCCCTACGAATTGAGAGATGAATCAGGTCGTAAGTGGTGGAAATATTTCGATGAGTATGAATACCGTTTGAATAAGGAATATAAAAAATCTCGTAAATGGTACGAGTTTTTATATCCTAACCATGCTACACAGACGAAGGCTGAAAGAACTTTACTTTACAAACTGGATGTAATTCTTGCCTTTTATTTTCTCGTTTTGAATTGGtccaaatctttggatACCAACAACTATACAAATGCTTATGTTTCTGGTATGCAACAAGATTTGCACATGAAAGGTAATGACTACATTAATACGTCTACGATTACGAATGTCGGATCAATTGTGCTTCAATTGCCATTCATGTACATTTTACCTCGTTTCCCAGCTCATATCGTTTTACCGGTCATGGATTTAGGTTGGACTTGGTTCACCTTTGCATGCTATAGGGCAAACAATTTGAGAGAATTTAGAGGCTATAGATTTATTGAGTTCTCTTTTGGTGCCGCCTATTACCCGATGTCACAATACTTATTAGGTACGTGGTATGCTCCGGATGAAATTAGTTCTCGTGTGGCACTTTTCTTTGCTGGTCAAATGTTGGGAGGAATCACCTCTGGTTTATTACAGAGTAGAATTTTCCGTTCCTTGAATGGTACTAATGGAATTGCGGGTTGGAGATGGATGTTCATCATTGATTCCATGGCAATTTCATTACCAACGGTCATTATGGGATTTTTCCTCATCCCAGGTATACCTTCTAAATGCTACTCTTTATTTTTAACTGATGATGAGATCAGAGCCGCGCGTAACAGAAATAAGAGAACTGGTATCACTGATGGATTGGACAAACGGCAATTGAAACCACTATGGGATCGTGGCATTTGGAAAACCGTCTTATTCACATCAACTTTCTGGGTTCTGGTCGTCTTTGACACTTGTTCTTGGAATAACATGACTGCCTTTAGCGGTTCTTATACACTGTGGTTAAATTCTAACAAGAGCTATTCTGTGGAAAAAGTCAATAATTACAGTGTATTACCGGCTTGTTTAGGGCTTGCCTATGTGTTCTTCTGTGCATTTGGTGCTGATTTATTTCGATGCAAATGGGGGTTTATGGTTTTCTCACAAGTCATGAATACTATTTCATGTGCAATTTTAATTAAATGGGAtgtttccaattctacTAAGTGGTATGCATTTTTGACAACATATTTCAGTGTGGCAGCATCTCCAAGTCTTTGGTCATTCATCAATGATTTCTTAAGATTTAACCCTCAAGTGAAGGCAGTTACTTGGATTGCTATTTATTCCATTTCACAATCAACTTACGCTTGGATTCCTAAACTTGCATGGCCCACTACAGATGCCCCTAGATTTAAAAGAGGTTACGTGGTGAGTATCGTATTTGGTACCATCTATTTGTTATGGACATTCGTCGTCTTATTTTTCTACAAGCGCAACGAAAAGAAACACGCCTTAGGAAATGGTATTATTCTCTACAATTCAGATAAAGGTGAAGAACCGCCAGCTTGGTTAGAGACTGAAATGGAGGAAAGAAATGGTTTTTactatttgaaagaataA
- the GRX8 gene encoding glutathione-disulfide reductase GRX8 (similar to uniprot|Q05926 Saccharomyces cerevisiae YLR364W Hypothetical ORF): MSSELVPKVLELLKSHKVLQFSASWCPDCRYANSVWKKLGIENKIYVFDIASFPRPDQEQWRSAFQQVTGSRNLPSIYYNGTLWGTESQLHAFENNGTLRDELRKIGLL; this comes from the coding sequence ATGTCCTCAGAATTAGTTCCTAAGGTGCTTGAATTACTCAAATCTCACAAGGTCCTACAGTTTTCTGCTAGTTGGTGCCCTGATTGTAGATACGCAAACTCCGTTTGGAAGAAACTTGGTATCGAGAATAAAATCTACGTGTTTGACATTGCTTCTTTCCCTAGACCTGATCAAGAGCAATGGAGATCTGCATTTCAACAAGTTACTGGTAGCAGAAACTTACCCAGTATCTACTACAATGGTACTCTATGGGGCACAGAATCTCAATTGCACGCATTTGAGAACAATGGTACATTGAGGGATGAGCTTAGAAAAATAGGTTTACTTTAA
- the SPT4 gene encoding transcription elongation factor SPT4 (highly similar to uniprot|P32914 Saccharomyces cerevisiae YGR063C SPT4 Protein that forms a complex with Spt5p and mediates both activation and inhibition of transcription elongation and plays a role in pre-mRNA processing in addition Spt4p is involved in kinetochore function and gene silencing) produces MSSDRACMLCGIVQTTNEFTNDGCPNCQGIFEEAGVSTIECTSPSFEGLIGMCKPNKSWVAKWMSVDQYIPGMYAVKVDGRLPIEVVDLLPYYKPRDGSQVE; encoded by the coding sequence ATGTCCAGTGACAGGGCATGTATGCTATGTGGGATTGTGCAAACAACAAAtgaatttaccaatgatGGTTGTCCCAACTGTCAAGGtatatttgaagaagcagGTGTATCTACTATTGAATGTACCTCTCCATCTTTTGAAGGACTAATTGGTATGTGCAAGCCAAATAAATCATGGGTTGCCAAATGGATGAGTGTTGATCAATATATACCTGGGATGTACGCTGTTAAAGTGGACGGTAGACTTCCCATTGAAGTAGTTGACTTACTACCGTACTACAAACCGAGAGATGGTAGTCAAGTTGAGTAG
- the COX18 gene encoding membrane insertase COX18 (similar to uniprot|P53239 Saccharomyces cerevisiae YGR062C): MFVKSIQRLPNRIGKRHFSSFQNVADTFVTLHEATSVPWMVLIPLTTIGLRTCLTLPLSIWQRKRLVKQQELRKVVQAVPPVTKLRLAAATNAASKANDEITSSGSIVKEEEHPIQTKPQRLTPDQITLLAVKETRKRQKRLFGKYNVQMWKNAVLPLVQIPLWITVSMGLRNLTEKRLLETNNWSLTEYLFPENLDLSLPWDDMPMVAPLILGTISLINVEYNGRVMTSTSTSRVGIETAPNEYSRMSQGIKSILNVSRLSCVFMMGISSQASILLSLYWISSQFYSLIQNIFLDWFWPYQR; encoded by the coding sequence ATGTTTGTAAAATCGATACAAAGGCTGCCGAATAGAATTGGCAAGAGGCATTTCTCTTCGTTCCAGAATGTAGCTGATACTTTCGTTACTCTGCATGAAGCTACATCTGTACCATGGATGGTTCTCATACCACTAACTACAATTGGATTAAGAACATGTTTAACTCTACCATTAAGCATATGGCAGCGTAAGAGATTGGTAAAGCAGCAAGAATTAAGGAAAGTGGTACAGGCAGTACCACCAGTAACGAAATTAAGACTAGCAGCCGCTACAAATGCGGCGTCAAAAGCTAATGATGAGATTACAAGTTCTGGTAGTATAGTcaaagaagaggaacatCCTATACAAACTAAACCACAGAGATTGACACCAGATCAGATTACGTTGTTGGCAGTGAAAGAAACTAGAAAGAGACAAAAGagattatttggaaagtaTAATGTACAAATGTGGAAAAATGCTGTACTTCCACTGGTACAAATTCCATTATGGATAACCGTATCAATGGGGTTGAGGAATCTAACGGAGAAAAGACTCCTTGAGACTAATAATTGGTCATTGACTGAATACTTGTTCCCGGAAAATTTAGATCTTAGTCTTCCGTGGGATGATATGCCCATGGTAGCACCATTGATTTTGGGTACAATATCCTTAATCAATGTTGAGTACAACGGTAGAGTAATGACAAGTACATCCACATCTCGTGTAGGTATTGAAACTGCACCGAATGAATATTCAAGGATGTCTCAAGGTATCAAGAGTATCCTTAACGTATCTCGATTAAGTTGCGTTTTCATGATGGGTATATCTTCACAGGCGTCAATACTGCTATCGTTGTACTGGATAAGTTCACAATTTTACTCATTGATACAGAACATTTTTCTAGACTGGTTCTGGCCTTACCAGAGGTAG
- a CDS encoding uncharacterized protein (similar to uniprot|Q3E747 Saccharomyces cerevisiae YLR363W-A Hypothetical ORF), whose amino-acid sequence MPQKSLRVNKKQKDPRRITKKQKNPKRAAPLQIKSKKKSLNKFKELNKTVSLTAATEKIIASRVGHLELVKGNRKEIEKEKQKNNNKK is encoded by the coding sequence ATGCCTCAGAAATCTCTAAGAGTTAATAAGAAGCAAAAGGATCCACGTAGGATCACAAAGAAGCAAAAAAATCCCAAAAGAGCAGCTCCTTTGCAGATTAAGTCtaagaagaaatctttaaacAAGTTCAAGGAACTGAATAAAACAGTTTCTTTGACAGCAGCTACTGAAAAGATTATAGCTAGTAGAGTAGGTCATTTAGAACTTGTCAAAGGTAATAGAAAGgagattgaaaaagagaagcaaaagaacaataataagaaatga
- the ADE6 gene encoding phosphoribosylformylglycinamidine synthase (highly similar to uniprot|P38972 Saccharomyces cerevisiae YGR061C ADE6 Formylglycinamidine-ribonucleotide (FGAM)-synthetase catalyzes a step in the 'de novo' purine nucleotide biosynthetic pathway): protein MSHHILVGPQALSQFRVDNLVKSINEYSNSTSIIKAVRSCYVHYVDAKEPALSPKDKELLEALLTYDSPLNTKDDHLSRLLVDAVVNNVDDPVLEEDTYLVRITPRSGTISPWSSKATNIIEVCGLDSKINRVERGLALVIKVIPGFPQLENLNEVSLKTVFDRMTQEMHLHSAPSTKELFAHHQPKELVHVPLVSNAAKVPPETTLASANKEFGLALDKGEMDYLIKAFAETLGRDPTDVELFMFAQVNSEHCRHKIFNADWTIDGLKKEFTLFQMIKNSFKKTPDFTISAYSDNAAVIDTGHAAYYFTPNPESKLWTATEENVPMLVKVETHNHPTAVSPYPGAATGSGGEIRDEGATGRGSKSKCGLSGFSVSDLNIPGHKQPWEINIGKPHHIASSFDIMIEAPLGSAAFNNEFGRPCINGYFRTLTTKVKNAKGNEEVRGFHKPIMVAGGLGTVRPQFALKNKPITAGSHLIVLGGQSMLIGLGGGAASSISSGEGSAHLDFASVQRGNPEMERRCQQVIDTCVALNTKNPIQSIHDVGAGGLSNALPELVHDNDLGAKFDLRKVLSLEPGMSPMEIWCNESQERYVLGVSSGDLPVFEEICRRERAPYAVVGQATAEQRLIVEDPLLKDTPIDLEMPILFGKPPKMSQQTTTQNLKLNSPDLSVIPSVKDALERVLHLPAVGSKSFLITIGDRTVTGLVDRDQFVGPWQVPVADVGVTGTSFGPKIVTSGEALAMGERPTNALISAAASAKLSVAESLLNLFASDVKSLKHVKLSANWMSPASHPGEGAKLYEAVQALGLDLCPGIGVSIPVGKDSMSMKMKWEDKEVTAPLSLDITAFAPVNDTNKTWTPVLNKNVPNTVLVLVDLAATVSEKSLGGSSLLQVYNQVGDTSPTVHDNATLKGFLEALLELHTTDLVHAYHDRSDGGLIVTLLEMAFASRCGLTVSVDDTEEPSPLLPLFNEELGAVFQVSESKLLDFKLILSRHGISARHVSTVARPEFDSQLIKIEDSQGKLLYENTRGEVQQMWASTSFHMQSLRDNPKTAEEEFTAIKDDRDPGLHYTLTFDPLDDLGLGNKLTQPGPRVAILREQGVNGQMEMAWCFEQAGFSAVDVTMTDILEGRANLDDFIGLAACGGFSYGDVLGAGAGWAKSVLYNEHARKQFVRFFQERQDTFALGVCNGCQFLSHLKEIIPGCEDWPIFERNLSEQFEARVSMLQLINQEDQSGSSTFLKGMGGSHLPIAVAHGEGRAVFQDKEQLQRFESSRLCCMRYVDNRGNVTEKYPFNPNGSVGGIAGIKSPNGRVLAMMPHPERVCRLAANSWYPEEKFSEWQGYGPWIRMFKSVREYVR from the coding sequence ATGTCGCATCACATATTGGTGGGTCCACAGGCCTTATCACAGTTTAGAGTGGATAATCTAGTGAAAAGTATCAACGAGTACTCTAACAGTACTTCTATCATCAAAGCTGTCAGGTCTTGCTACGTTCATTATGTGGATGCTAAAGAACCAGCACTTTCACCAAAggataaagaattattagAGGCACTTCTCACCTACGATTCTCCATTGAACACCAAAGATGATCATCTTTCTAGACTTTTAGTAGATGCTGTGGTGAACAATGTGGATGACCCAGTTCTTGAAGAAGACACCTATTTGGTAAGAATTACACCACGTTCAGGTACTATTTCCCCATGGTCCTCCAAGGCTACCAATATCATAGAAGTTTGTGGGTTGGATAGTAAGATTAACCGTGTCGAAAGAGGGTTAGCACTAGTAATCAAGGTTATTCCAGGATTCCCCCAATTAGAGAACCTAAATGAAGTTTCATTAAAGACTGTTTTCGATAGAATGACTCAAGAGATGCATCTACACTCTGCTCCATCTACTAAAGAGCTATTTGCTCATCACCAACCCAAGGAACTGGTTCATGTACCTCTGGTTTCTAATGCGGCTAAAGTACCACCCGAAACTACTTTAGCTAGTGCtaataaagaatttggttTGGCTTTAGATAAAGGTGAAATGGACTATTTGATCAAAGCTTTTGCAGAAACTTTGGGAAGAGATCCAACCGATGTTGAGTTGTTCATGTTTGCTCAAGTCAATTCTGAACACTGTCGACACAAGATATTTAACGCTGACTGGACAATTGATGGGttgaaaaaggaatttacacttttccaaatgatcaaaaattcatttaaaAAGACCCCTGATTTCACCATCAGCGCCTACTCTGATAATGCTGCTGTTATCGATACTGGTCACGCAGCTTACTACTTTACACCAAATCCTGAGAGTAAGTTGTGGACCGCTACGGAGGAAAATGTCCCTATGTTAGTTAAAGTGGAAACTCATAACCACCCAACTGCTGTGTCACCTTACCCTGGTGCTGCCACCGGttctggtggtgaaattaGAGATGAAGGTGCCACCGGTAGAGGCTCTAAGTCTAAATGTGGTTTGAGCGGATTTTCTGTAAGTGATCTGAACATCCCAGGTCACAAGCAACCATGGGAAATTAATATCGGTAAACCTCATCACATTGCATCCTCCTTCGATATCATGATTGAAGCCCCACTGGGATCTGCCGCATTTAACAACGAATTCGGTAGACCTTGTATCAATGGTTATTTCAGAACTCTAACCACCAAGGTGAAAAATGCAAAGGGTAACGAAGAAGTCAGAGGATTCCATAAACCAATCATGGTCGCTGGTGGACTTGGTACCGTCAGACCACAATTTGCCCTAAAGAACAAGCCAATTACTGCAGGTTCCCACTTGATCGTCTTAGGTGGTCAATCCATGTTGATTGgtcttggtggtggtgctgctTCTTCTATTTCTTCAGGTGAAGGTTCCGctcatttggattttgcaTCTGTGCAAAGAGGTAACCCAGAAATGGAACGTCGTTGTCAACAAGTGATTGACACATGCGTTGCCTTGAACACTAAGAATCCAATCCAATCAATCCATGATGTGGGTGCCGGTGGTTTGTCTAATGCCTTGCCAGAATTGGTTCACGATAACGATCTAGGTGCCAAGTTCGACTTGAGAAAAGTTTTATCACTAGAACCCGGTATGTCACCAATGGAAATCTGGTGTAACGAATCTCAAGAACGTTACGTTCTAGGTGTCTCCTCTGGTGATCTACCAGTATTTGAAGAGATCTGCCGCAGAGAAAGAGCACCTTACGCAGTTGTCGGACAGGCTACTGCTGAACAAAGGCTTATTGTGGAGGACCCTCTGCTAAAGGACACTCCTATCGATTTGGAAATGCCAATTCTATTCGGTAAGCCACCAAAAATGTCTCAACAAACCACAACTCAGAACttaaaattgaattctCCAGACTTGAGTGTTATCCCTTCTGTTAAGGATGCTCTTGAAAGGGTTTTACATCTGCCAGCAGTCGGTTCTAAATCATTTTTGATTACTATTGGTGACAGAACTGTTACTGGTCTTGTCGACAGAGATCAATTTGTTGGTCCATGGCAAGTTCCTGTGGCAGATGTTGGTGTCACCGGTACATCCTTCGGTCCAAAGATAGTGACCTCTGGTGAAGCATTGGCAATGGGTGAAAGACCAACTAATGCACTAATCTCTGCCGCTGCCTCCGCAAAACTTTCCGTGGCAGAATCATTGCTAAACTTGTTTGCCAGTGACGTTAAATCGTTGAAGCATGTTAAATTATCTGCCAACTGGATGTCACCAGCTTCTCACCCTGGTGAAGGTGCCAAGCTATACGAAGCTGTGCAAGCTCTTGGGTTAGACTTATGTCCTGGCATTGGTGTATCTATCCCTGTGGGTAAGGATTCGATGtcgatgaaaatgaaatgggAGGACAAGGAAGTTACTGCTCCATTATCCCTAGACATCACTGCTTTTGCTCCGGTTAACGACACTAACAAGACTTGGACTCCAGTTCTCAATAAGAATGTTCCTAACACTGTGCTGGTTCTTGTTGATTTGGCTGCCACTGTATCTGAGAAATCTCTAGGTGGTTCTTCTCTACTACAGGTGTACAACCAGGTTGGTGACACTTCTCCAACAGTACATGATAACGCCACTCTAAAGGGTTTCTTAGAGGCACTTCTCGAATTACATACCACCGATCTTGTCCATGCCTACCACGATAGATCCGATGGTGGTCTAATTGTCACTTTGTTAGAAATGGCATTTGCATCTCGCTGTGGTTTGACGGTTTCTGTGGATGATACTGAGGAACCAAGCCCATTGTTGCCTTTGTTCAACGAAGAATTAGGTGCAGTATTCCAAGTTTCTGAATCTAAATTACTCGATTTCAAGTTGATTCTATCAAGACATGGTATTTCAGCTAGACATGTTAGTACCGTGGCTAGACCAGAATTCGACtctcaattgatcaagattGAAGATTCTCAAGGTAAGCTGTTATACGAAAACACTCGTGGTGAAGTTCAACAGATGTGGGCTTCCACATCCTTCCACATGCAGAGTTTGAGAGACAATCCAAAGACcgctgaagaagaattcaCTGCTATCAAAGATGATAGAGATCCAGGGTTACACTATACATTGACCTTTGACCCTCTGGATGACTTAGGTTTGGGCAACAAATTGACTCAACCAGGACCTCGTGTTGCCATTCTCAGAGAACAAGGTGTGAATGGCCAAATGGAAATGGCATGGTGTTTCGAACAAGCAGGATTCAGTGCTGTTGATGTTACCATGACTGATATCCTAGAAGGTCGTGCCAATTTGGATGATTTCATCGGTTTAGCAGCATGCGGTGGGTTTTCCTATGGTGACGTTCTTGGTGCAGGTGCGGGTTGGGCAAAATCTGTGTTATACAACGAACATGCCCGCAAACAATTTGTGagatttttccaagagaGACAAGATACTTTTGCTTTAGGTGTCTGTAATGGTTGTCAATTCTTAAGTCACTTGAAGGAAATCATTCCTGGTTGTGAAGACTGGCCAATTTTCGAACGTAATTTGAgtgaacaatttgaagcAAGAGTTAGCATGCTTCAGTTGATTAACCAAGAGGATCAATCCGGTAGTAGCACATTCCTCAAGGGAATGGGAGGTTCTCATTTACCAATCGCAGTTGCACACGGTGAAGGACGTGCAGTGTTCCAAGACAAAGAGCAACTGCAAAGGTTTGAATCAAGCCGTTTATGTTGCATGAGATACGTGGATAACAGAGGTAACGTTACTGAAAAATACCCATTTAATCCAAACGGATCTGTTGGTGGTATCGCAGGTATTAAGTCTCCAAACGGTAGAGTTTTGGCAATGATGCCACATCCTGAAAGAGTTTGCAGATTAGCGGCAAATTCTTGGTATccagaagaaaaattcaGTGAATGGCAAGGATACGGACCCTGGATCCGTATGTTCAAATCTGTTCGTGAATATGTACGTTAG
- the ERG25 gene encoding methylsterol monooxygenase (highly similar to uniprot|P53045 Saccharomyces cerevisiae YGR060W ERG25 C-4 methyl sterol oxidase catalyzes the first of three steps required to remove two C-4 methyl groups from an intermediate in ergosterol biosynthesis mutants accumulate the sterol intermediate 4 4-dimethylzymosterol) — MSAIFANATVVDLVKDKTFMGTLHNIQRLPQLNVAEQYWAAWYVYLSNDILATGLLFFLLHEVMYFGRSLPWFIIDQIPFFRRYKIQPTKIPSAKEQWFCLKSVLLSHFLVEAIPIWTFHPLCVKLGISVQVPFPHWKKMALQIGLFFLGEDMWHYWMHRLFHYGVFYKYIHKQHHRYAAPFGLTAEYAHPAEALTLGFGTVGMPIFYVLYTGELHLFTLCLWITLRLFQAVDSHSGYDFPWSLSKFLPFWAGAEHHDLHHHYFIGNYASSFRWWDYTMDTEAGPEAKAAREERMRLQAESKAKKRV, encoded by the coding sequence ATGTCCGCTATATTCGCCAATGCCACAGTGGTTGACTTGGTTAAAGATAAAACCTTCATGGGTACGTTGCACAACATTCAGCGGTTGCCACAATTGAATGTTGCAGAACAGTATTGGGCCGCATGGTATGTTTACCTTTCGAATGATATCTTGGCAACAGGTCTACTTTTCTTCCTATTGCACGAAGTGATGTACTTCGGTAGAAGTCTTCCATGGTTTATCATTGATCAGATCCCCTTCTTCCGCAGATACAAGATTCAGCCAACAAAAATTCCAAGCGCCAAAGAACAATGGTTTTGTCTGAAGAGTGTTTTGCTCTCTCATTTTCTAGTGGAAGCTATCCCAATTTGGACTTTCCATCCTCTGTGCGTAAAATTGGGTATTTCAGTACAGGTTCCATTCCCTCACTGGAAAAAAATGGCACTTCAAATCGGTCTATTCTTCTTGGGTGAAGACATGTGGCATTACTGGATGCACAGATTATTTCACTACGGTGTCTTTTACAAATACATTCACAAGCAGCACCATCGTTATGCAGCACCTTTCGGTTTGACTGCTGAGTACGCTCACCCTGCCGAGGCACTTACTCTCGGTTTTGGTACCGTTGGTATGCCAATCTTTTATGTTCTTTACACCGGTGAACTACACCTTTTCACCCTCTGTCTTTGGATTACACTAAGATTATTTCAAGCAGTGGATTCTCATTCTGGTTACGATTTCCCATGGTCATTAAGCAAGTTCTTGCCATTTTGGGCCGGTGCAGAACACCACGATTTGCACCACCACTACTTCATTGGTAACTATGCATCTTCATTCCGCTGGTGGGATTATACTATGGATACTGAAGCTGGTCCTGAGGCAAAGGCGGctagagaagaaagaatgAGACTGCAGGCAGAAAGTAAAGCTAAGAAGCGTGTGTGA
- the NMD4 gene encoding Nmd4p (similar to uniprot|Q12129 Saccharomyces cerevisiae YLR363C NMD4 Protein interacting with Nam7p may be involved in the nonsense-mediated mRNA decay pathway): protein MGDLNEYNFILDASSLEKGLGNIKRWCQEARGKIVLRLYIPTYTLQELDFLKYKRKSFGAREALKFIDQATSEYPDIIVEFPETLDVVLWSEITSSVDDKHADMLNRLPRRFKNLLKSCIYKCQLEENRLKWILVAEDPKVKELADICSIPCSSLVIAESTLSRETNRRQYHEGQKFNNMIQVKGNGESLIGGKKVVRTNFDNTVYASRGKGSLWEP, encoded by the coding sequence ATGGGTGATCTTAACGAATACAATTTTATACTAGATGCTTCATCCTTGGAGAAAGGATTAGGTAACATCAAAAGATGGTGTCAAGAAGCTCGTGGTAAAATTGTGCTGAGGTTATACATTCCAACGTATACCTTACAGGAGttagatttcttgaagtacaagaggaaaagtTTTGGGGCTAGAGAGGCACTCAAGTTTATCGATCAGGCAACTAGTGAATATCCCGATATTATAGTGGAATTTCCTGAAACTTTAGACGTTGTTCTTTGGTCAGAAATTACATCATCAGTAGACGATAAACATGCGGATATGTTAAACAGATTACCACGTCGTTTTAAGAATCTACTGAAAAGTTGTATTTACAAATGTCAATTGGAGGAGAATCGTTTGAAATGGATCTTAGTGGCTGAAGATCCCAAAGTTAAAGAACTAGCCGATATTTGCTCAATTCCATGTTCTTCCCTAGTGATTGCAGAATCGACATTGTCAAGAGAAACGAATAGAAGGCAATATCATGAGggtcaaaaatttaacaatatGATCCAAGTGAAGGGCAATGGAGAATCGCTGattggtggtaaaaaaGTCGTTCGTACAAATTTCGACAATACGGTTTACGCATCAAGAGGTAAAGGTTCCTTATGGGAGCCTTGA